A region from the Sutcliffiella horikoshii genome encodes:
- a CDS encoding sulfatase-like hydrolase/transferase — MAKELRTIKKPNFLILMVDQQRYPSVYENEELRKWQRENLLTQELLKKNGFEFTKHYVGSTACSPSRTTLYTGQYPSLHGVTQTSGAAKTSFDSDMFWLDPNTVPTMGEYFRAAGYKTFWKGKWHASEEDILIPGTKNSLPSYTSTGRPDKRNVEEYLASNRLSDYGFDGWVGPEPHGSSPRNSASSAAIGVSGRDVIYAQETVELLQSLENECHRDSSPWFVMCSLVNPHDIAIYGIYTELSPLFNFEIDPSVPFIPPPPTANESLSTKPSAQESYREIYPKALQPIRDNVSYRQLYYSLQKKADQEMGKVFRTLQESTFYENTIVVFLSDHGELLGAHGGLYQKWYNTYEESIHVPLIIHSPKLFSGKETTDMLTSHVDVLPTMLGLADIDVDEIQQHLQRDHTEVHPLVGRDLTPLLMGKNKFYRANEPLYFMSDDDVTQGLNQVSATGEPYHAVIQPNHTEAIITKLSTGENGTKEIWKLTRYYDNPQFWSNPGVENVTTTQVSQTSSEEKVDCALCITTTKTRPVPEQYELYNLTKDPLEETNLAYPDNRTPETIAIQKLLMVGLEEQCKQKRLEPSSGEVPGMPSCKN; from the coding sequence ATGGCTAAAGAATTACGGACAATCAAGAAACCCAACTTTCTCATCCTGATGGTAGATCAGCAACGTTACCCAAGTGTCTATGAAAATGAAGAACTTAGAAAATGGCAACGTGAAAACCTGCTTACCCAAGAGCTCCTGAAAAAGAATGGATTCGAATTTACGAAGCACTATGTTGGAAGCACAGCTTGCTCTCCAAGCAGAACCACCCTATATACTGGGCAATATCCTTCCCTTCATGGGGTGACGCAAACGAGTGGTGCAGCGAAAACCTCTTTTGATTCGGACATGTTTTGGCTTGATCCTAATACCGTGCCAACTATGGGCGAATATTTCCGTGCAGCAGGTTACAAAACTTTTTGGAAAGGCAAATGGCATGCGTCTGAAGAGGACATTCTTATACCGGGAACGAAAAACTCTCTGCCAAGCTATACCTCTACAGGCAGACCGGACAAGAGAAATGTAGAGGAATATCTCGCCTCCAATCGCCTAAGTGATTACGGATTTGACGGTTGGGTCGGACCAGAGCCACATGGTTCTTCTCCTCGGAACTCTGCAAGCTCAGCTGCTATTGGGGTAAGCGGAAGGGATGTCATCTATGCTCAAGAAACAGTAGAGCTCCTGCAGTCATTGGAAAATGAATGTCATCGAGATTCTTCCCCATGGTTTGTCATGTGCTCACTTGTTAACCCTCATGACATTGCGATTTATGGGATCTACACAGAGTTAAGTCCTTTGTTCAACTTTGAAATTGACCCATCCGTGCCTTTCATCCCGCCACCGCCGACTGCCAATGAATCACTAAGTACCAAGCCTTCCGCCCAAGAGAGCTATCGTGAGATTTACCCAAAGGCACTCCAACCAATTAGAGATAACGTTTCTTACAGACAGCTCTATTATTCTTTGCAAAAGAAAGCAGACCAAGAAATGGGGAAGGTTTTCCGAACCTTGCAGGAGTCTACATTTTACGAAAATACGATTGTCGTCTTTCTGTCTGACCATGGAGAACTGCTTGGTGCGCATGGAGGACTTTATCAGAAATGGTACAATACGTACGAGGAATCCATCCATGTGCCATTGATTATCCACAGTCCGAAACTATTTTCCGGAAAAGAAACCACTGATATGCTTACAAGCCATGTCGATGTACTACCGACCATGTTAGGACTCGCAGACATTGACGTAGATGAGATCCAACAGCATCTTCAACGGGATCATACAGAAGTCCACCCACTAGTAGGGCGGGACCTGACACCTCTCCTAATGGGAAAAAACAAATTTTACCGTGCCAACGAACCACTTTATTTTATGAGTGACGACGACGTCACCCAAGGGCTAAACCAAGTCTCGGCAACAGGGGAACCTTATCATGCGGTCATTCAACCAAACCACACCGAAGCAATTATCACCAAACTATCCACAGGTGAGAACGGAACAAAAGAAATCTGGAAACTCACACGCTACTATGACAATCCACAATTTTGGAGCAATCCTGGAGTCGAAAATGTCACCACCACTCAAGTATCTCAAACATCTTCAGAAGAGAAGGTAGACTGTGCATTATGCATCACGACCACCAAAACGAGACCAGTCCCGGAACAATATGAACTATACAATTTGACAAAAGATCCGTTAGAAGAAACCAATCTTGCTTATCCAGACAATCGAACTCCAGAAACAATAGCTATCCAAAAGCTCCTTATGGTGGGTTTAGAGGAACAGTGCAAGCAAAAGAGGTTGGAACCTTCAAGTGGGGAAGTACCAGGGATGCCTTCGTGTAAAAACTAA
- a CDS encoding LysE family translocator, whose translation MENFFLFVVMSILLIILPGPDTAIATKNTLSAGRGGGFKTVLGTFCAILIHTIAAVVGLSAIIVKSAFLFSVFKYVGAVYLVYLGVKTIWALRNKNAEIPMDSNVANKYKNQSHFKQGFLTNMLNPKVAVFFLTFLPQFVDPGTSTIGPFLLMGVTYAVLTAIWFVLYIYLVDQISAFMKRPRTTTVIESITGIVLIGFGVKLALEKGSE comes from the coding sequence ATGGAAAACTTTTTTCTGTTTGTTGTTATGAGTATTCTACTTATCATTCTGCCCGGCCCTGACACCGCCATCGCAACCAAGAATACCTTGTCTGCAGGAAGAGGCGGCGGATTCAAAACCGTTTTAGGTACCTTTTGCGCAATTCTCATCCATACCATCGCAGCCGTCGTCGGTCTTTCCGCCATTATTGTTAAATCTGCCTTCCTTTTCTCTGTTTTTAAATATGTTGGTGCCGTTTACCTTGTCTACCTGGGGGTTAAAACGATTTGGGCACTCCGCAACAAGAATGCGGAGATTCCAATGGACAGCAACGTGGCTAATAAATATAAAAATCAATCTCATTTTAAACAAGGTTTCCTGACCAACATGCTAAATCCAAAAGTTGCGGTCTTTTTCCTGACCTTCCTGCCACAATTCGTAGACCCGGGAACAAGCACAATCGGACCATTTCTTTTAATGGGAGTTACCTACGCTGTCCTGACAGCCATTTGGTTTGTCCTTTACATCTATCTAGTGGATCAAATTAGTGCATTTATGAAAAGACCGCGTACCACCACTGTCATTGAGTCCATTACTGGTATTGTATTGATTGGTTTTGGAGTAAAGTTGGCGTTGGAGAAGGGTTCAGAGTAA
- a CDS encoding helix-turn-helix domain-containing protein — translation MLGERIRKLRKQKKMTLEAVAGTELTKGMLSLIENNKANPSMESLTYIAHQLGVERAELLGEVHSHELREILDRAEKIFNIPVTEFHDKYLQIINQIEPHIDKLNHGYEGARLLEIYSYSLQKQQRTGWESLLKNASDMFDEMNISSNRTSIGIFRSSIAFSEHNYQEALNIFINERKEIEAKHAYIEPMARLDLDYSEAVYLYAVGNSKAAIETMEKALAYSKEKRIFYLTDDLYRLASAHALMEGDKQKKEYYLKKLKQYGEFADHPSSIYFCELFAIMDLIAEKKEYERALARIEDFFSSIELVDFYAPWLNLEKAKALYYLGRYEEAYQTLEMFNMPDLHHPIDLSFLYVKESYQALLLMECGKKEEAVTAAQKAVENFEPLLDSKMKEFSRKVLEQVSG, via the coding sequence ATGCTCGGAGAACGGATACGCAAATTAAGAAAGCAAAAGAAAATGACGTTAGAAGCAGTTGCCGGGACAGAGCTGACGAAAGGAATGCTCAGCCTGATTGAAAACAACAAGGCCAATCCTTCTATGGAAAGTCTTACTTATATTGCCCATCAGCTTGGTGTGGAGAGAGCAGAATTATTAGGAGAGGTCCATTCTCATGAACTAAGAGAAATATTAGATCGGGCTGAAAAGATTTTCAACATACCGGTTACAGAATTCCATGATAAATACTTGCAAATCATTAACCAAATTGAACCTCACATAGATAAGCTTAACCATGGATATGAGGGTGCAAGACTTTTAGAAATATATAGCTATTCGCTACAGAAACAACAACGTACTGGTTGGGAAAGTCTTCTTAAGAACGCTTCTGATATGTTTGACGAGATGAACATTTCCTCCAACCGGACGTCCATTGGAATTTTTCGTTCATCTATTGCATTTTCAGAACACAACTACCAGGAAGCATTAAATATTTTTATAAATGAACGAAAAGAAATTGAAGCCAAGCATGCCTACATAGAACCGATGGCAAGACTTGATCTTGATTATTCGGAAGCCGTGTACTTATATGCAGTCGGGAATTCAAAAGCAGCAATCGAAACGATGGAAAAGGCACTTGCCTATTCAAAAGAAAAACGTATCTTTTATTTGACAGATGATCTCTACCGTCTTGCCTCTGCACATGCATTGATGGAGGGAGATAAACAAAAAAAGGAGTATTATTTAAAAAAGTTAAAGCAATACGGCGAATTTGCAGATCACCCCTCCTCCATTTATTTTTGTGAATTATTCGCCATTATGGATTTGATAGCAGAAAAGAAAGAATACGAACGGGCACTTGCCAGAATTGAAGATTTTTTTTCATCAATAGAATTAGTGGATTTCTATGCACCTTGGTTAAATTTAGAGAAAGCGAAAGCACTTTACTATTTGGGACGCTATGAAGAGGCATATCAAACATTAGAAATGTTCAACATGCCTGACCTCCACCATCCTATTGACTTGTCCTTCTTATATGTAAAAGAATCCTACCAAGCACTCCTTCTTATGGAGTGCGGAAAAAAGGAAGAAGCCGTGACTGCCGCACAAAAAGCCGTCGAAAATTTCGAGCCCCTCCTAGATTCAAAAATGAAGGAATTCAGCAGAAAAGTATTGGAGCAAGTTAGTGGGTAA
- a CDS encoding MFS transporter: MEESLKLKRATYHLYTFMISKLISTFGSQVYAFAISFYILQLTGSATSFATNLLCNILPRTLAGPFAGAITDRYSRKKIVIISQVATTLAITGLLIYTLTSGLSLLAIYTTTSILSLTSIFSGIAFTSSITGLIDQARIQKAMSMNQMAISFAAIGSPAVGGLLYGTVPIPVFLILFIVASVIAVILESTMNFRLFSEGKSSLEDGEKKESMLQSMKAGLRYLRLQNSILPILWILLLINFLFGAYEVGYSYILIENLKMESQHFGFTQGAFSLGMLLMSIYFSGRKEVKFPLLVSKKGIIGMGTVMGAIALPLLLPMSYWIMFSYYMFLMFSFGSLIIIVNTPLQVMLQKTVADEFKGRVFSIIETMAMALIPLGMVIYGILYDVLSGEWILLLSAGMLIVITLIMARPSVIRKVHPEIGEKQVGGVVEAGNVAR, translated from the coding sequence ATGGAGGAAAGCTTAAAATTGAAAAGAGCGACATATCACCTGTACACCTTTATGATTAGTAAATTAATTTCCACCTTTGGATCTCAGGTATATGCATTTGCCATTAGTTTTTATATTTTGCAGCTTACTGGATCTGCTACAAGTTTTGCAACAAATCTTCTATGTAATATTCTCCCACGAACGCTTGCAGGACCGTTTGCTGGAGCCATCACCGATCGTTATTCTAGAAAAAAGATTGTTATTATCTCACAAGTAGCCACAACTCTCGCCATCACTGGACTTCTCATCTATACCCTTACTTCAGGACTTTCCCTTTTAGCAATCTACACAACTACGAGTATTCTATCCCTAACATCCATTTTTTCGGGAATTGCCTTTACTTCATCCATTACAGGTTTGATTGATCAGGCCCGTATACAAAAAGCAATGTCTATGAACCAGATGGCCATTTCTTTTGCAGCTATCGGAAGCCCTGCTGTCGGCGGGCTTTTATATGGAACGGTGCCGATTCCTGTATTTCTAATATTGTTTATTGTTGCATCTGTTATCGCTGTGATTTTGGAATCGACGATGAATTTCCGCCTGTTTTCTGAGGGTAAGAGTAGCTTAGAGGACGGGGAGAAGAAGGAATCCATGCTGCAGAGCATGAAAGCAGGTTTACGCTACTTGCGTCTGCAAAATTCAATTTTGCCCATACTCTGGATACTTTTACTTATTAACTTTCTTTTCGGGGCTTATGAAGTTGGATATTCCTATATCCTGATTGAAAATTTGAAAATGGAGTCCCAGCATTTTGGTTTCACACAAGGAGCGTTTTCTCTTGGCATGTTGCTAATGTCGATTTATTTTTCCGGACGAAAAGAAGTGAAATTTCCACTGCTAGTTTCCAAAAAGGGAATCATAGGAATGGGAACGGTTATGGGGGCGATTGCTCTTCCGCTGTTGCTGCCGATGTCGTATTGGATAATGTTCTCTTATTATATGTTTCTAATGTTCAGCTTCGGTTCACTCATTATTATCGTCAATACACCATTGCAAGTGATGCTTCAAAAGACCGTTGCCGACGAATTCAAGGGACGTGTATTTTCCATTATTGAAACAATGGCGATGGCACTTATTCCCCTTGGTATGGTAATTTACGGGATATTGTATGATGTCCTATCCGGGGAGTGGATCTTGCTTTTATCAGCAGGGATGCTCATTGTTATCACGCTCATCATGGCGAGGCCGTCTGTTATTAGAAAGGTGCATCCGGAGATTGGGGAGAAGCAAGTGGGCGGAGTAGTGGAAGCGGGGAATGTGGCTCGGTAA
- a CDS encoding class F sortase translates to MRLLTALSFMLVLLVGCSSENTPMTTGNQATEMETPNEATASTETAAPANKKTPLPTRTQTTNENGKVIKDESISIEPHRIEIPSIGVDALVEQVGVIENGQMGVPESFETVGWYNEGPMPGERGNSVISGHVDSRNGPAVFFDLKNLEAGDEIVVSNEAGESLTYVVDRIETYPEDESPVEAIFDYSFQSNLNLITCTGTFNRESRNYSDRLVVYSSLKK, encoded by the coding sequence ATGAGACTACTAACCGCTTTATCATTCATGCTTGTTTTACTAGTCGGATGTAGTTCGGAGAATACTCCGATGACAACTGGTAATCAGGCTACTGAAATGGAAACTCCAAACGAAGCAACCGCGTCCACCGAAACTGCGGCCCCTGCCAACAAAAAAACTCCCCTCCCTACCCGTACACAAACGACGAACGAAAACGGGAAAGTCATTAAAGATGAATCTATCAGCATCGAACCCCACCGAATCGAAATCCCCTCTATCGGAGTCGATGCACTAGTTGAACAAGTAGGCGTTATCGAAAACGGTCAAATGGGAGTACCCGAATCTTTCGAGACCGTCGGCTGGTACAATGAAGGCCCCATGCCAGGAGAACGCGGAAACTCCGTCATCTCCGGACATGTCGACAGCCGTAACGGCCCCGCTGTATTTTTTGATCTGAAAAACCTAGAAGCCGGTGACGAGATTGTTGTTTCCAACGAAGCCGGCGAATCCTTGACCTATGTGGTGGACAGAATAGAAACCTATCCCGAGGATGAATCTCCTGTGGAGGCAATTTTTGATTATTCGTTTCAAAGCAATTTAAACCTGATTACCTGTACAGGGACGTTTAATCGGGAAAGTAGAAATTATTCTGATCGGTTGGTTGTGTATAGTAGTTTGAAGAAATGA
- a CDS encoding copper amine oxidase has protein sequence MNWKKAIVAVPLSVGLLVPTFQAASAHDHGAHQHTASVSTPASDLRASLDALLSEHAFLAVVAMQKGIDGAEDFDQAAGALNANTDDLSAAVASVYGEEGGAAFKEIWSSHIGYFVDYVTATAEDNEEGRQQALAELDEYTVEQAAFLDTATESRLKASELEAGLKMHVEQLVWAFDNYVAGDFEKAYENMRHAIEHMYEPGKGLSWAITDQFPDKFENTSVDTPAADLRADLNHLFAEHAALAVLAMQKGIDGAGDFENAAGALNENTADLSAAVGSVYGEEGGAAFEEIWSSHIGYFVDYVVATGEENEEGREAAIAELEEYKVEQAAFLDTATEGRLKAADLEEGLQMHIDELLLAFNSYNEADYETTYNTIRESYAHMFGVGEMMSGAIVDQFPENFEKDMPTDMPAAGMGGAADNGMNAAIAWTVAGLISAIVLTQVIAYRRKATQE, from the coding sequence ATGAACTGGAAAAAAGCAATCGTAGCCGTACCACTTAGCGTAGGATTATTAGTACCAACTTTTCAAGCAGCAAGTGCACATGACCATGGAGCACATCAACACACTGCATCTGTATCCACCCCGGCATCTGACTTGAGAGCGTCATTGGATGCATTATTATCAGAGCATGCTTTCTTAGCAGTCGTAGCTATGCAAAAAGGAATTGACGGAGCAGAAGACTTCGATCAAGCAGCTGGAGCACTAAATGCAAACACAGATGATTTATCAGCAGCAGTCGCTTCCGTTTATGGTGAAGAAGGCGGAGCAGCATTCAAAGAAATCTGGAGCAGCCATATTGGTTACTTCGTAGATTATGTAACAGCAACTGCGGAAGACAATGAAGAAGGCAGACAACAGGCGTTAGCCGAACTAGATGAATATACAGTAGAACAAGCTGCGTTTCTTGACACAGCAACAGAAAGTCGCCTAAAAGCGAGCGAACTAGAAGCTGGACTAAAAATGCACGTGGAGCAACTAGTTTGGGCATTTGATAACTATGTCGCTGGAGACTTTGAAAAAGCATACGAAAACATGCGTCACGCAATTGAGCACATGTATGAGCCAGGAAAAGGTTTATCTTGGGCGATCACAGATCAATTCCCAGACAAATTCGAGAATACTAGTGTTGACACACCAGCCGCAGACTTACGCGCTGACTTGAACCACCTTTTCGCTGAGCATGCTGCACTAGCAGTTCTAGCTATGCAAAAAGGAATTGATGGCGCTGGTGACTTTGAAAACGCTGCAGGAGCTTTGAATGAAAACACAGCTGACCTATCTGCAGCTGTAGGATCTGTTTACGGTGAAGAAGGCGGAGCAGCATTCGAAGAGATCTGGAGTAGCCATATTGGATATTTCGTAGATTATGTCGTTGCTACTGGTGAAGAAAATGAAGAAGGCCGTGAAGCAGCAATCGCGGAGTTGGAAGAGTATAAAGTAGAACAAGCTGCATTCTTAGACACAGCTACAGAAGGCCGTCTGAAAGCAGCTGACCTTGAAGAAGGACTGCAAATGCATATTGATGAGTTACTTCTAGCTTTCAACAGCTATAACGAAGCAGACTATGAAACTACTTATAACACAATCCGTGAATCTTATGCCCACATGTTCGGTGTAGGTGAAATGATGTCCGGTGCGATTGTGGACCAATTCCCAGAAAACTTTGAAAAAGACATGCCAACTGACATGCCTGCAGCAGGTATGGGTGGTGCAGCAGACAATGGAATGAATGCTGCTATCGCTTGGACGGTTGCTGGATTAATCTCCGCGATTGTCTTAACTCAAGTTATTGCATATAGAAGAAAAGCTACACAAGAATAA
- a CDS encoding YdcF family protein — MKLPISQLDGKNLTDEQMTDLLFRNIKDDNRNGDCIFVPGSSKAVEYRLPPAIQLYKEGRAGKILFSGGVVWDGNQLSEAQLLAEKAMELGVPSKDILIENQSLHTKENVLASLLVLDRALHLHKIDRLLVVTSHYHMRRMNLKLRTYMPDWIDYSLCPVNDRTTREDNWFLNPYGRQRVEAESAKLISYVKQGIIIDQELEFTSQP, encoded by the coding sequence ATGAAGCTACCTATTTCACAATTAGATGGCAAGAACCTTACAGATGAGCAGATGACTGACCTGCTTTTTAGAAATATAAAAGATGATAATAGAAATGGTGACTGTATTTTCGTTCCGGGGAGTAGCAAGGCGGTCGAATACCGGTTGCCTCCAGCCATACAGCTCTATAAGGAAGGAAGAGCAGGGAAAATACTGTTTTCCGGTGGAGTCGTATGGGACGGAAATCAGCTTAGCGAAGCGCAGCTCTTGGCAGAGAAGGCCATGGAATTAGGGGTGCCGTCAAAGGATATCCTCATCGAGAACCAGTCGCTCCACACAAAGGAAAATGTCCTGGCATCTTTGCTTGTATTGGATAGAGCGCTTCATCTTCATAAGATAGACCGGTTGCTTGTGGTGACAAGTCATTACCATATGAGGCGAATGAATCTTAAACTACGAACCTATATGCCGGATTGGATTGATTATTCTCTTTGTCCAGTCAATGATAGAACTACACGAGAAGACAACTGGTTCCTCAATCCCTATGGTAGGCAACGGGTGGAGGCAGAATCTGCTAAGCTGATCAGTTATGTGAAACAGGGAATAATCATAGATCAGGAGCTGGAATTTACAAGTCAGCCATAA
- a CDS encoding cell wall hydrolase, protein MARVKFTDSDVALVARMMRAEAEGEGKQGMLYVGNVITNRAVADCLDFKEVRTIPQVIYQVQGGNYSFEAVQKGNLFYNRARSVEKNLARKTLTSWREHPAKYALWYFNPYAPCPPTWYDQPFSGQFKQHCYYEPIAGTCASVYT, encoded by the coding sequence ATGGCTAGAGTTAAGTTTACGGATTCAGATGTAGCGTTAGTGGCAAGGATGATGAGAGCAGAAGCAGAAGGTGAAGGCAAGCAGGGAATGCTTTATGTCGGCAATGTTATAACCAATCGTGCAGTAGCCGATTGTTTGGACTTCAAAGAAGTAAGAACCATTCCCCAAGTCATCTATCAAGTGCAGGGCGGAAATTATTCATTTGAAGCGGTTCAAAAGGGTAATTTATTTTATAACAGAGCAAGGTCGGTTGAAAAAAACTTAGCTAGAAAGACGTTGACTTCTTGGAGAGAGCATCCAGCAAAATACGCATTATGGTATTTCAATCCATATGCACCATGTCCTCCAACATGGTATGACCAACCTTTTTCCGGCCAATTCAAGCAGCATTGTTATTACGAACCGATTGCGGGAACATGTGCTAGTGTATATACGTGA
- a CDS encoding NUDIX hydrolase, translating to MKRVDVAYVLLLDEAQEKVLLVKNIGENESYYTLPGGAVEEGETLPEAAVREVKEETGLDVEVSGIVAVMEAFFEVRGHHAIFFIFDGEVKGGDINISMLEEIEEVAWMEVEEAEQWSSVKKVDNFLERIFLCFSILVQLYFLKKLFSSYLVCILYERSQIENSQCPAT from the coding sequence TTGAAAAGAGTGGACGTTGCGTATGTATTATTATTAGATGAAGCACAAGAAAAAGTACTTTTGGTAAAGAACATTGGAGAAAATGAATCTTATTATACGCTGCCAGGTGGAGCGGTGGAGGAAGGAGAAACCCTTCCGGAAGCTGCTGTTCGTGAAGTGAAAGAAGAGACGGGCTTGGATGTAGAGGTATCTGGAATAGTCGCTGTTATGGAGGCATTCTTTGAGGTAAGAGGACATCATGCTATATTTTTTATTTTTGATGGGGAAGTTAAGGGTGGAGATATCAACATTTCAATGCTCGAGGAAATAGAGGAAGTTGCTTGGATGGAAGTAGAAGAGGCTGAACAGTGGTCTTCTGTCAAGAAAGTGGACAACTTTTTAGAGAGAATCTTCTTATGTTTTTCAATATTGGTACAGCTTTACTTTTTAAAAAAGCTATTTTCCTCGTATCTAGTTTGTATCTTGTATGAAAGATCCCAAATAGAGAATTCTCAGTGTCCCGCAACTTGA
- a CDS encoding spore germination protein, producing MFNKRPSRGSKQIQSVMKPNYEDYLKKKIQVDDSTIPNDQKSFQDIIKHVFEDVGDFRVRYIPKNDESGVYVYYISGITDVTKLEEQLLLSDELELAVLKENIRNFDYYEADSWKSCIQGCLEGHVVIHLPGEVPFLVNYVKKEQRNVTEPTTQYQVYGPKIGFIEDSRTNISLIRKLIKDPRLKLKEFTVGTLSHTHVGLLYLDEYVDPDLLELVTSRLENLTMEQLTDGGELAKKIVDHPLSIFPQVYETERPDYTSIALGQGKIVLIVDNSTFSVVLPATLFNLIEISPDNYRMALDNSFIRILRIVSILVATILPALYVSLVGYHPELLPTTLALTIADSRNNIPFPIYLEALMMIFALDVLVEASLRLPSFVGQTIGIVGGLVVGQAAVEAGLVSTTMIIVSASTAITSFTLPTWHLISSWRISRYLLIIMSALLGIFGLTIGIAYLTLHLCNLSSFGKPYLSPATPFNPKELLNIFSRLRNNQFSKPK from the coding sequence GTGTTTAATAAGAGACCTTCTCGGGGCAGCAAACAGATTCAATCAGTAATGAAGCCAAACTATGAAGATTATTTGAAAAAGAAAATCCAGGTGGATGACTCAACCATTCCAAATGATCAAAAATCTTTTCAGGATATTATTAAACATGTTTTTGAAGATGTAGGTGATTTTCGCGTTAGGTATATTCCTAAAAACGATGAATCGGGGGTGTATGTCTATTACATTTCCGGAATAACCGACGTAACTAAATTAGAAGAGCAACTACTACTCTCAGATGAATTGGAATTAGCGGTATTAAAAGAAAACATTAGAAACTTTGATTACTATGAGGCGGATTCATGGAAGTCTTGTATCCAAGGGTGCTTGGAAGGTCATGTAGTCATTCACTTACCTGGGGAAGTACCTTTTTTAGTGAACTATGTGAAGAAAGAACAGAGAAACGTAACAGAACCCACAACGCAGTATCAAGTATATGGACCGAAAATCGGCTTTATTGAAGATAGCAGAACAAATATTTCACTTATTCGTAAACTAATCAAGGACCCGAGGTTGAAATTAAAAGAATTCACCGTGGGAACGTTAAGTCACACCCACGTTGGATTATTGTATTTAGATGAATATGTGGACCCTGATTTGTTGGAGTTGGTCACTAGTAGATTGGAAAATCTAACAATGGAGCAATTGACCGATGGCGGGGAGCTTGCAAAAAAAATAGTGGATCATCCCCTGTCCATTTTCCCACAAGTATATGAAACAGAGAGACCGGACTATACTTCCATTGCATTAGGACAGGGAAAAATTGTGCTAATCGTCGATAATTCCACCTTCAGTGTCGTACTGCCAGCGACCTTGTTTAACCTGATTGAAATAAGTCCAGACAACTACCGAATGGCATTGGATAATTCTTTTATCCGTATACTAAGAATTGTGTCTATACTAGTAGCGACCATTCTTCCAGCTCTATACGTGTCTTTAGTTGGGTATCATCCAGAACTGCTTCCAACCACACTCGCTTTAACGATCGCTGATTCCAGAAATAATATTCCATTTCCTATTTACTTGGAAGCGCTAATGATGATTTTTGCTTTGGATGTTTTAGTAGAAGCAAGTCTAAGGCTTCCTAGTTTTGTAGGTCAGACTATTGGTATTGTAGGGGGGCTTGTTGTAGGTCAGGCGGCTGTAGAAGCTGGCTTAGTTAGTACAACAATGATTATCGTTAGTGCCTCAACCGCTATTACATCGTTTACACTCCCAACTTGGCATCTAATTTCTTCATGGAGAATTTCAAGATATCTATTAATAATCATGTCTGCTTTATTAGGAATATTCGGCTTAACAATAGGTATAGCGTACCTTACATTACATCTTTGTAACCTTAGTTCTTTCGGAAAACCATATTTATCTCCTGCAACCCCTTTTAATCCGAAAGAACTATTAAATATTTTTTCTAGATTAAGAAACAACCAATTTTCGAAGCCAAAGTGA